A region of Pyxidicoccus parkwaysis DNA encodes the following proteins:
- a CDS encoding ClpX C4-type zinc finger protein: MSENPRDLIRAAQSAELQGDVKRAVDCLKQAAELYQKAGNAPRALQLLRHARKLDGSRVDIAEEVNRLEWNPETLIARPSPGDDEDSRLVSELDRSLAEEPLPELVRRQRLLEDALREASAHAGDDGDAPRDSKAWVIDTEVAEDMQRLEAQLARVAASVDAEAVARAGGVTGSPVESVRATASVDVAEGRSAAATSADAFERRGAAAAFADASERRGAAASVDVAEGYGARVPGTGTARTLTAQGSLSAAEPSGELTARGRVSDAEASSELVAGSAPSAPAFPRDKDDWRPVREGAASLAEPASPGLRAAPLHDEASREPRSTPDVEGSGLDAPIRRRREKRLIERGPTRADAALDAWCSFCCRPRSEVGDLVAGPTGSFICAGCLSESVALLGDVASAQAPVRQRPVEPPGAFMELVGQAEAQALLERALQTGARCLLAVGPEGCGKSVWFQQLQRQGRGMLSSLSALEQSTAPQPLLIEDVDRMPPEAHASLAAFLSRHPRHTVVLSTRGLCPDARGPVLRNDSGALPVPTTAALSTAVRGTVPVGLLEHVHVLLPLHAPTHAELVEIARKRLALREPAVSLSDDVLGAFAEEAVRSPRAGHELQALLNRVPAGRWSLENTAKPPAPRKGRRKGGA, translated from the coding sequence ATGTCCGAGAATCCTCGCGACCTCATCCGTGCCGCGCAGTCCGCCGAGCTGCAAGGGGACGTGAAGCGCGCCGTGGACTGCCTCAAGCAGGCAGCGGAGCTGTACCAGAAGGCCGGCAATGCGCCGCGTGCGCTGCAGCTCCTGCGACATGCGCGCAAGCTGGACGGCAGCCGGGTGGACATCGCCGAAGAGGTGAACCGGCTGGAGTGGAACCCGGAGACGCTGATTGCGCGCCCGAGTCCCGGAGATGACGAGGACTCACGGCTCGTGTCGGAGCTGGACCGCTCGCTCGCGGAGGAGCCCCTGCCGGAGCTGGTCCGCAGGCAGCGGCTTCTCGAGGACGCACTGCGCGAGGCCAGCGCGCACGCGGGAGATGACGGGGACGCGCCGAGAGACAGCAAGGCGTGGGTCATCGACACCGAGGTCGCGGAGGACATGCAGCGGCTGGAAGCCCAGCTCGCGCGCGTGGCCGCGTCCGTGGACGCTGAGGCGGTGGCACGCGCGGGTGGAGTGACAGGCTCGCCCGTGGAGTCCGTGCGGGCGACTGCGTCGGTCGACGTCGCGGAAGGGCGCAGTGCCGCGGCAACCTCTGCCGATGCATTTGAGCGGCGCGGTGCCGCGGCTGCCTTTGCAGACGCATCGGAGCGGCGCGGTGCTGCTGCCTCTGTTGATGTTGCGGAAGGGTACGGAGCAAGAGTCCCAGGTACCGGGACCGCGAGGACGCTCACGGCGCAAGGCTCTTTGAGTGCTGCGGAACCCTCGGGGGAACTCACGGCGCGAGGCCGCGTGAGCGATGCGGAAGCTTCGAGTGAGCTCGTGGCTGGCTCGGCCCCGAGCGCGCCCGCGTTTCCACGCGACAAGGACGACTGGCGTCCTGTTCGCGAAGGGGCTGCATCACTCGCGGAGCCGGCGAGCCCCGGGCTACGGGCCGCCCCTCTCCACGACGAGGCATCCAGGGAGCCGCGCTCGACTCCAGACGTCGAGGGCTCGGGCCTGGACGCGCCCATCCGGCGCAGACGCGAGAAGCGGCTCATCGAACGCGGCCCCACTCGCGCGGACGCGGCGCTGGATGCGTGGTGCTCCTTCTGCTGCCGTCCTCGATCCGAAGTCGGGGACCTGGTCGCGGGCCCCACGGGTTCGTTCATCTGCGCGGGCTGTCTGTCGGAATCGGTGGCCCTGCTCGGTGACGTCGCCTCTGCGCAGGCTCCCGTGCGCCAGCGTCCCGTGGAGCCGCCCGGTGCCTTCATGGAATTGGTGGGGCAGGCCGAGGCCCAGGCCCTGCTGGAGCGCGCCCTGCAAACCGGCGCGCGGTGTCTGCTCGCGGTCGGCCCCGAAGGCTGTGGCAAGTCGGTCTGGTTCCAACAGCTCCAACGTCAGGGCAGGGGAATGCTCTCCTCCCTCTCCGCGCTGGAGCAGTCCACCGCGCCGCAGCCGCTCCTCATCGAGGATGTGGACCGCATGCCCCCCGAGGCCCACGCGAGCCTCGCCGCGTTCCTCTCCCGTCACCCCCGTCACACGGTGGTGCTGAGCACCCGGGGGCTCTGCCCGGATGCGCGCGGTCCCGTGCTGCGCAATGACTCGGGCGCGCTGCCCGTGCCCACCACGGCCGCGCTCTCCACCGCCGTGCGAGGCACCGTGCCCGTGGGCCTGCTGGAGCACGTGCACGTCCTGCTCCCCCTGCACGCGCCCACGCACGCCGAGCTCGTCGAGATTGCACGGAAGCGATTGGCCCTGCGCGAGCCGGCGGTCTCCCTCTCGGACGACGTGCTCGGTGCCTTCGCGGAAGAGGCTGTGCGCTCGCCGCGCGCCGGTCACGAACTGCAAGCGCTCCTCAACCGGGTGCCCGCCGGTCGTTGGAGCCTGGAGAACACGGCGAAGCCCCCGGCTCCGCGCAAGGGGCGGCGGAAGGGAGGCGCATGA
- the lipB gene encoding lipoyl(octanoyl) transferase LipB, whose protein sequence is MNRITVYRLGLVEYGDGLNLMRLFAESRRQGLSGDVLLLLEHPPVLTLGRGAKRENIVANNERLAAEGVHVFETNRGGDVTYHGPGQLVGYPIFLLPPERHDVRRYVRDVERSIMQVLAKWGITAGPIPKWPGVWIGEEGSPDARKVAAIGVHLSRWLTTHGFALNVNTRLEHFQLIVPCGIREAGVTSMQRELGQSVAMPEVEDAIADSFCAVFDSERVEAPPPMRTVSIAVMRGRGAEAQVLLVRRKPERGGFWQVLTGRLEPGETPAQAAVRELEEETRLRLTPVDLHYRHAFALGEILPPKLVEENAFAAFCAPDAEVRLGPEHDAYEWVDVPTALERLPFDGLRETVKRAVAITA, encoded by the coding sequence ATGAACCGCATCACCGTCTACAGGCTTGGCCTTGTTGAATACGGCGACGGCCTGAACCTGATGCGCCTCTTCGCCGAGTCGCGCCGCCAGGGCCTGAGCGGCGACGTGCTGCTCCTCCTGGAGCATCCGCCGGTCCTCACCCTGGGCCGTGGCGCGAAGCGGGAGAACATCGTCGCCAACAACGAGCGCCTCGCCGCCGAAGGCGTGCACGTCTTCGAGACCAACCGCGGAGGCGACGTCACCTACCACGGGCCCGGGCAGCTCGTGGGCTACCCCATCTTCCTCCTCCCGCCCGAGCGCCATGACGTGCGCCGCTACGTGCGCGACGTGGAGCGCTCCATCATGCAGGTGCTCGCGAAGTGGGGCATCACCGCGGGCCCCATTCCCAAGTGGCCCGGCGTCTGGATTGGCGAGGAGGGCTCACCCGACGCGCGAAAGGTCGCCGCCATCGGTGTGCACCTGTCGCGCTGGCTCACCACGCATGGCTTCGCGCTCAACGTGAACACGCGCCTGGAGCATTTCCAGCTCATCGTCCCCTGCGGCATCCGCGAGGCGGGCGTGACATCCATGCAGCGCGAGCTGGGCCAGTCCGTCGCCATGCCGGAAGTCGAGGACGCCATCGCCGACAGCTTCTGCGCCGTCTTCGACAGCGAGCGCGTCGAGGCGCCACCGCCCATGAGGACTGTCAGCATCGCCGTGATGCGAGGCCGGGGCGCGGAGGCCCAGGTGTTGCTCGTGCGCCGCAAGCCGGAGCGCGGTGGCTTCTGGCAGGTGCTCACCGGCCGCCTGGAGCCCGGTGAGACGCCCGCGCAGGCCGCGGTCCGCGAGCTGGAAGAGGAGACGAGGCTGCGCCTGACGCCGGTGGACCTGCACTACCGCCACGCCTTCGCGCTCGGAGAAATCCTCCCGCCGAAGCTGGTGGAGGAGAACGCCTTCGCCGCCTTCTGCGCGCCCGACGCCGAGGTGCGCCTGGGCCCCGAGCACGATGCCTACGAATGGGTGGACGTCCCCACGGCGCTGGAGCGGCTGCCCTTCGACGGCCTGCGGGAGACGGTGAAGCGCGCGGTCGCGATTACAGCTTGA